Proteins from a single region of Leuconostoc gasicomitatum LMG 18811:
- a CDS encoding zinc ribbon domain-containing protein, with translation MDQKKEWLADFKAKNHRNPTIEEVTEASKNGFVLVGSSVFNQSEEERVTAKPVITLAEKWRDKFELVNGRLPNLEEVRQAKSAGFNSVTPLAIKQTENEPNPVPRVPRQKMSQGKKIAITTGVVVIAIGIALVTWGTKYYAKAATAQRTLKVLKSESAAQYAKNFVWSDTKKKIDQDALSPFVNNIASAKWSNQREKDIYNLMLSGQNDDGFIFKRTGNAFLVFPKYQLTVKPVDFNVSTNNKGMTLKMNGTTIGKSNSNRYSKAFKHQVSGLYQFNATGKISGQDVATSDERKIDSSTDVNLAIEMISFDVNSNLSSGDLYIGETKVGTLKDGLLSVKNMPVSKGAKAYVQANFGDQTIRTSKTSLKDLYDGESINLNADDLLTEDDANSTISSMYDALGSYASQEQDPDNLAMFKNGANNNAYQDYKKMIRHNLHDAKRNAESVSFKSPNVKSVKQTSLTTADAVYQVKTDFRYTTDEDNDSYGDLTQTFELTAHMVYDKRNKAWQVESIDSDQKKISEDNNVK, from the coding sequence ATGGATCAGAAAAAAGAATGGTTAGCTGATTTCAAAGCAAAAAATCACCGTAACCCGACAATAGAAGAAGTTACTGAAGCTAGTAAGAATGGATTCGTCTTGGTAGGCAGTTCAGTATTTAACCAGAGTGAAGAAGAACGAGTAACAGCAAAACCTGTAATCACGTTGGCGGAAAAATGGCGTGATAAGTTTGAATTAGTTAATGGTCGCTTACCTAACCTCGAAGAGGTTCGTCAAGCTAAAAGTGCTGGCTTTAACAGTGTCACACCATTAGCAATAAAGCAGACCGAAAATGAACCAAATCCTGTTCCTAGAGTCCCAAGACAAAAAATGTCTCAAGGTAAAAAAATAGCAATAACAACTGGTGTAGTGGTTATTGCTATTGGAATTGCCTTGGTGACTTGGGGAACTAAGTATTATGCTAAAGCAGCAACGGCGCAACGTACTTTGAAAGTGCTAAAGTCTGAAAGTGCAGCACAATACGCAAAGAATTTTGTCTGGTCAGATACAAAGAAGAAAATCGATCAAGACGCCTTATCTCCTTTTGTTAACAATATAGCCAGTGCTAAATGGTCCAATCAACGAGAAAAAGACATTTATAACCTCATGTTATCAGGACAAAATGATGATGGTTTTATTTTCAAACGTACGGGGAATGCTTTCCTAGTCTTCCCTAAATATCAATTAACTGTCAAGCCAGTTGATTTTAATGTGTCAACGAATAATAAAGGCATGACGCTCAAAATGAATGGCACAACGATTGGAAAATCAAATTCTAATCGTTATTCTAAGGCATTTAAGCACCAAGTTAGCGGATTATATCAATTTAATGCGACTGGTAAAATCAGTGGTCAAGATGTCGCAACCAGTGACGAAAGGAAAATTGATAGTTCAACAGATGTTAACTTGGCAATTGAAATGATTAGTTTTGATGTCAATTCAAATTTAAGTTCAGGTGATTTGTACATTGGCGAGACAAAGGTTGGCACACTAAAAGATGGCTTGTTGTCAGTGAAAAATATGCCAGTTAGTAAAGGTGCCAAAGCCTATGTACAAGCTAATTTTGGAGACCAAACCATTAGAACAAGTAAAACAAGTTTGAAGGATTTATATGATGGCGAAAGTATCAATTTAAATGCAGATGATTTATTGACAGAAGATGATGCCAACAGTACAATTTCTTCAATGTATGATGCTTTGGGGTCATATGCTTCACAAGAACAGGATCCAGATAACTTGGCTATGTTTAAAAATGGTGCTAATAACAATGCTTACCAAGACTATAAAAAAATGATACGTCACAATCTTCATGATGCCAAACGTAATGCAGAGTCTGTTTCGTTTAAATCACCAAATGTTAAGTCAGTTAAACAAACAAGTTTGACAACAGCAGATGCTGTTTATCAAGTAAAAACTGATTTTCGCTATACGACTGATGAGGATAACGACTCATATGGTGATTTAACGCAAACGTTTGAACTAACTGCACATATGGTTTATGACAAACGCAATAAAGCATGGCAGGTTGAGTCAATTGATTCCGATCAAAAGAAAATATCAGAAGATAATAATGTTAAGTAA
- a CDS encoding SEC10/PgrA surface exclusion domain-containing protein: MSQYNNGATTRSERYAVKSHKQIVALTTATIVTATISSVTINASADEIKDNQQPDVVSQSGVTAPKSDFDKAKDSETQKLADLQAQQKADEQAKAQANADAQAATEQANAKALADAQAAQVAKDQADAQAAAQKLADQQAADESAKAQQAQATQVAHDAEVAKQQQAATDFANQQAQESGSAQAQRDTATNQYNSDTKATQDDAATADKAIDSDAQKATDKATTDQTTANQTVDAIQAQSTTDAKTQQTSASTKQTADNTKTESAQKQANASTEASAQKNVDTAQANVNKSSAKAATPANPYDTNYDRDNSQAPSSINSVGNLPTSISDPKIPASHVNDAGYYDYYNYFGENDNTAQIKGAPTDAQQTELADYAVTLVNSYRTTHGMPPVRWTEQNQKAVIASAKAREEANAGFKHTAYLGSDVTTKTDNAYAAQGLWFAGENIGVSAFSDLTMLSAKVNILNVITAMIYQDGAHGNGHLQNFMMDDQIMGFAMQKDNTGDWPYVVIFQNASMTGNAGPLTDMATTSTQTIEAARGGNTQANKQALADAQANLSQVKFDNATQLSNLQSKNQKAIDSINQAFADAIVQIKSTHDKTISQNATIYGNTIAQIKADATAKHDTNATKLAETLANLKDNYDAKISSIKDMSPEELANKKATEKAAFDKVQATELATFEAQQAQDAKTFATNLDTALANLKAQLDADLATKTAQGAKNLKQLEIQNTDAYNQLVSANAKALANLKTSNVKSYAKAQADSQAYLNAINPANAKPSTPDHSKPNSGNTGKPSAPSHQTGHNTPTGTDSSQTAKNSSHVTNSNSNATSQKTNVSSHDDNFIYDANTQALNRVSFENQYTNVTFHPKINTLVPVKQVNPVITTQASLLPQTAKNQQHNNQALLISLFSLLGMSLYVPKHLRNKRFNA; this comes from the coding sequence ATGAGTCAATATAATAATGGTGCAACAACGCGTAGTGAGCGATATGCTGTTAAATCACATAAGCAGATAGTTGCTTTAACAACAGCAACAATAGTTACGGCAACAATTTCATCAGTTACTATCAATGCTAGTGCCGATGAAATTAAGGACAATCAGCAACCGGACGTTGTATCTCAATCTGGTGTTACAGCGCCAAAATCAGATTTTGACAAGGCCAAGGATTCTGAAACTCAAAAATTAGCTGATTTACAAGCACAACAAAAAGCTGATGAACAAGCCAAGGCTCAAGCTAATGCGGATGCACAGGCTGCTACTGAACAAGCAAATGCCAAGGCTTTAGCTGACGCTCAAGCTGCTCAAGTTGCAAAAGACCAAGCTGATGCGCAAGCTGCAGCTCAAAAGTTAGCTGACCAACAAGCTGCTGATGAATCAGCCAAGGCACAACAAGCACAAGCGACTCAAGTCGCTCACGATGCTGAAGTTGCCAAGCAACAGCAAGCAGCAACTGATTTCGCCAATCAACAAGCTCAAGAATCTGGTTCTGCCCAAGCACAACGTGATACTGCGACAAATCAATATAATTCTGATACCAAAGCAACACAAGATGATGCGGCCACAGCAGACAAAGCCATTGATTCGGATGCTCAAAAAGCAACGGATAAGGCTACGACTGACCAAACAACAGCCAATCAAACTGTCGATGCTATTCAGGCTCAAAGCACAACTGATGCTAAGACACAACAAACTTCAGCTTCTACCAAACAAACAGCTGACAATACAAAGACTGAATCAGCTCAAAAACAAGCTAATGCTTCAACAGAAGCTTCTGCTCAAAAGAATGTTGATACAGCACAAGCTAATGTTAATAAATCATCAGCCAAGGCTGCAACTCCGGCCAATCCATATGATACTAACTATGACCGAGACAATTCTCAAGCACCATCTAGTATTAATAGTGTCGGCAATTTACCAACCTCAATTTCTGACCCAAAGATTCCAGCCAGTCATGTTAACGATGCTGGATACTATGATTACTATAATTATTTTGGTGAAAATGACAACACTGCTCAAATCAAGGGAGCACCAACAGATGCCCAACAAACTGAATTAGCTGATTATGCAGTCACTCTTGTTAATTCATATCGTACTACTCATGGTATGCCTCCTGTTCGTTGGACCGAACAAAACCAAAAAGCCGTTATTGCTTCAGCCAAGGCTCGTGAAGAAGCCAATGCTGGCTTCAAGCATACTGCCTATTTAGGTAGTGACGTTACAACAAAAACAGATAATGCCTATGCTGCTCAAGGATTATGGTTTGCCGGAGAAAATATTGGCGTATCTGCATTCTCAGACTTAACAATGTTATCAGCCAAAGTTAATATCTTGAATGTCATTACAGCTATGATTTATCAAGATGGCGCTCACGGCAACGGTCATTTACAGAACTTCATGATGGATGACCAAATCATGGGCTTTGCTATGCAAAAAGATAATACTGGTGATTGGCCATATGTCGTTATTTTCCAAAATGCATCCATGACAGGCAATGCCGGTCCATTAACAGATATGGCAACGACTTCAACACAAACAATTGAAGCTGCTCGTGGCGGTAATACACAGGCTAACAAACAAGCCCTAGCCGACGCTCAAGCTAACTTGAGCCAAGTTAAGTTTGACAATGCAACCCAATTATCAAACTTACAATCAAAGAATCAAAAAGCGATTGACAGCATTAATCAAGCTTTTGCTGATGCTATTGTTCAAATCAAATCAACTCATGATAAAACTATTTCTCAAAATGCAACCATTTATGGGAATACCATTGCTCAAATCAAGGCTGACGCCACAGCAAAGCATGATACCAACGCAACAAAATTAGCTGAAACCTTAGCTAATTTGAAAGACAACTACGATGCCAAGATTTCAAGCATCAAGGATATGTCACCTGAAGAATTAGCGAATAAGAAAGCTACTGAAAAGGCAGCCTTTGACAAAGTTCAAGCAACTGAATTAGCTACTTTTGAGGCACAACAGGCACAAGATGCAAAAACTTTTGCAACAAACTTGGATACAGCTTTAGCAAACTTAAAGGCGCAATTAGATGCTGATTTAGCAACAAAGACTGCCCAAGGTGCCAAGAATCTCAAGCAACTAGAGATTCAAAATACTGACGCTTACAACCAATTAGTTTCAGCCAATGCCAAAGCTTTAGCCAATTTGAAGACGTCAAACGTTAAAAGCTATGCCAAGGCTCAAGCTGACAGTCAAGCTTACTTAAATGCCATTAACCCAGCCAACGCTAAGCCATCAACACCAGACCATTCAAAGCCTAATTCTGGCAATACAGGTAAGCCTTCAGCCCCAAGTCATCAAACTGGTCATAACACACCAACAGGGACGGACTCATCTCAAACAGCTAAAAACAGCTCTCACGTTACTAATTCTAATAGTAATGCAACATCTCAAAAGACTAACGTCTCATCTCACGATGATAACTTCATTTATGATGCGAATACACAGGCATTGAATCGTGTGTCATTTGAAAATCAATATACGAATGTTACATTTCATCCCAAGATTAATACACTTGTACCAGTAAAACAAGTTAACCCAGTCATTACTACACAGGCTAGTTTACTGCCACAAACTGCAAAGAATCAGCAACATAACAATCAAGCACTATTAATCAGTTTATTTAGTTTACTAGGTATGTCGCTGTATGTACCAAAACATTTGAGAAATAAACGGTTTAATGCATAA